One region of Citrus sinensis cultivar Valencia sweet orange chromosome 6, DVS_A1.0, whole genome shotgun sequence genomic DNA includes:
- the LOC102625461 gene encoding protein FAR-RED IMPAIRED RESPONSE 1 isoform X2 has product MGGQDNLHGAGGSMSENMINVVDAVYSGDVVVDSSKMAVAGFEGESNFEPRNGIEFESHEAAYSFYQEYAKSMGFTTSIKNSRRSKKSKEFIDAKFACSRYGVTPESDSGSSRRSSVKKTDCKASMHVKRRADGKWIIHEFIKEHNHELLPALAYHFRINRNLAEKNNIDILHVVSERTRKTYVEMSRQSGGCHNAGFSRDVDNQFDKGRHLSLDEGDAQVLLEYFKRIKKENPRFFYAIDLNEEQRLRNLFWVDAKGRDDYVYFNDAVSFDMFYVNMNDKLPFAPFVGVNHHCQPILLGCAFIADESKSTFIWLMKTWLRAMGGQAPKVIISDQNKFLKTAIEEILPNTRHCFALWNILEKIPETLAHVIKQHENFVSKFHKCVFKSWTDEQFDMRWWKMVTRFELQDDEWFRSLYEDRKRWVPTYMGDTFLAGMSTTQRSESMNSFFDKYIHKKITLKEFVKQYGNILQNRYEEEAIADFDTWHKQPALKSPSPWEKQMSTVYTHTIFKKFQVEVLGVVGCHPKKSSEDGTIVTYKVQDCEKEEDFMVTWNELKSEVSCFCCLFEYKGFLCRHAMIVLQICGRSSIPPQYILKRWTKDAKSRLLISEGAEWLQTRVQRYNDLCKRAIELSEEGSLSDENYNIVFRALVDGLKNCVNVNNSSNNVLECSSHVQGLREAEEINQGSLATKSNKKKNTIRKRKVQSEQDILLVEAQESLQQMENLTSDGIALNGFYGSQQNVQGLVQLNLMEPPHDGYYVNQQSLQGLLNSIAPGHDGFFGAQQSMHGLGQLDFRPPTSYSYGLQDESHLRQTQLHGNAPRHP; this is encoded by the exons ATGGGTGGTCAAGACAATCTGCATGGTGCCGGTGGTAGCATGAGTGAAAATATGATCAATGTTGTTGATGCAGTATATAGTGGAGACGTGGTGGTTGATTCTTCAAAAATGGCTGTTGCAGGGTTCGAAGGAGAATCAAATTTTGAGCCACGTAATGGCATTGAATTTGAATCACATGAGGCAGCCTACTCATTTTACCAAGAATATGCAAAGTCTATGGGATTTACTACTTCGATTAAGAATAGTAGGCGCTCAAAGAAATCtaaagaatttattgatgCCAAGTTCGCATGTTCCAGATATGGGGTCACGCCAGAATCAGATAGTGGTAGCAGTCGGCGATCAAGTGTGAAAAAAACAGACTGCAAAGCCAGCATGCATGTGAAGAGAAGGGCAGATGGGAAGTGGATTATTCATGAATTCATAAAGGAGCATAATCATGAGCTTTTACCAGCACTTGCTTATCATTTTCGAATTAATAGAAATTTAGctgaaaagaataatattgaCATTTTGCATGTTGTTAGTGAACGAACAAGAAAGACATATGTTGAGATGTCTAGACAATCTGGTGGGTGTCATAATGCTGGGTTTTCAAGGGACGTGGATAATCAATTTGATAAGGGCCGACACTTGTCTTTGGATGAAGGGGATGCTCAAGTTTTGCTAGAGTATTTTAAGCGTATCAAGAAGGAAAATCCCAGGTTTTTCTATGCAATAGATTTGAATGAAGAACAGCGCTTGAGAAATTTGTTCTGGGTTGATGCTAAAGGTAGGGATGATTATGTCTATTTTAATGATGCTGTTTCTTTTGATATGTTTTATGTCAATATGAACGATAAATTGCCTTTTGCTCCGTTTGTTGGAGTGAATCATCACTGCCAGCCTATTTTGCTTGGATGTGCATTCATTGCCGATGAGAGCAAATCAACTTTTATATGGTTGATGAAGACATGGCTAAGGGCAATGGGTGGGCAAGCTCCCAAGGTTATAATCTCTGATCAAAACAAATTCTTGAAGACTGCAATTGAAGAAATTTTGCCAAATACACGCCATTGCTTTGCTCTTTGgaatatattagaaaagattCCTGAAACTCTTGCTCATGTAATCAAGCAGCATgagaattttgtttcaaaattccaCAAGTGCGTTTTTAAATCATGGACTGATGAACAATTTGATATGAGATGGTGGAAAATGGTGACTCGCTTTGAGCTTCAAGATGATGAATGGTTTCGATCATTGTATGAAGATCGTAAGAGGTGGGTGCCTACTTACATGGGGGATACTTTTTTGGCTGGAATGTCTACAACTCAGCGCTCTGAAAGTATGAACTCTTTCTTTGATAAATACATCCATAAGAAAATTACCTTGAAAGAGTTTGTGAAACAATATGGGAATATTCTACAGAATAGATATGAAGAGGAAGCCATTGCAGATTTTGATACATGGCACAAACAGCCAGCTTTAAAATCTCCTTCGCCTTGGGAAAAACAAATGTCAACAGTTTACACACATACGATATTTAAGAAATTCCAAGTTGAAGTTTTGGGTGTAGTTGGCTGCCATCCTAAAAAATCAAGTGAAGATGGAACCATTGTAACATATAAAGTTCAAGACTGTGAAAAGGAAGAAGACTTTATGGTTACTTGGAATGAATTGAAGTCGGAGGTCTCTTGTTTCTGTTGTCTCTTTGAATACAAAGGGTTTCTTTGTAGACATGCAATGATTGTTCTCCAGATATGTGGTCGTTCGAGCATCCCACCTCAGTATATTTTGAAAAGGTGGACCAAAGATGCAAAAAGCAGGCTGTTGATATCTGAAGGTGCAGAATGGTTGCAGACTAGGGTGCAACGTTACAATGATCTATGTAAACGAGCCATTGAATTGAGTGAAGAAGGATCATTATCTGATGAGAATTACAATATTGTTTTCCGTGCATTAGTAGATGGACTGAAAAATTGTGTGAACGTGAACAATTCTAGCAACAATGTTTTGGAATGTAGTAGCCATGTGCAAGGTCTTCGAGAAGCAGAAGAAATAAATCAAGGAAGCCTTGCTACCAAgtcaaataagaaaaagaatacaaTCAGGAAGAGGAAG GTACAGTCAGAGCAGGATATCTTACTTGTTGAGGCACAAGAAAGCTTGCAGCAAATG GAAAATCTAACTTCTGATGGGATCGCCCTTAATGGTTTTTATGGTTCTCAACAGAATGTGCAAGGACTG GTACAGTTAAATCTAATGGAGCCACCTCATGATGGTTACTATGTTAATCAGCAGAGCTTGCAGGGGCTG TTGAACTCAATAGCACCCGGGCATGATGGGTTTTTTGGGGCTCAACAGAGCATGCATGGGCTG GGACAATTGGATTTCCGACCTCCAACTAGCTACAGCTATGGTCTGCAG GACGAATCCCATTTGAGACAAACTCAGTTACATGGTAATGCTCCAAGGCATCCATAA
- the LOC102625461 gene encoding protein FAR-RED IMPAIRED RESPONSE 1 isoform X5, producing MGGQDNLHGAGGSMSENMINVVDAVYSGDVVVDSSKMAVAGFEGESNFEPRNGIEFESHEAAYSFYQEYAKSMGFTTSIKNSRRSKKSKEFIDAKFACSRYGVTPESDSGSSRRSSVKKTDCKASMHVKRRADGKWIIHEFIKEHNHELLPALAYHFRINRNLAEKNNIDILHVVSERTRKTYVEMSRQSGGCHNAGFSRDVDNQFDKGRHLSLDEGDAQVLLEYFKRIKKENPRFFYAIDLNEEQRLRNLFWVDAKGRDDYVYFNDAVSFDMFYVNMNDKLPFAPFVGVNHHCQPILLGCAFIADESKSTFIWLMKTWLRAMGGQAPKVIISDQNKFLKTAIEEILPNTRHCFALWNILEKIPETLAHVIKQHENFVSKFHKCVFKSWTDEQFDMRWWKMVTRFELQDDEWFRSLYEDRKRWVPTYMGDTFLAGMSTTQRSESMNSFFDKYIHKKITLKEFVKQYGNILQNRYEEEAIADFDTWHKQPALKSPSPWEKQMSTVYTHTIFKKFQVEVLGVVGCHPKKSSEDGTIVTYKVQDCEKEEDFMVTWNELKSEVSCFCCLFEYKGFLCRHAMIVLQICGRSSIPPQYILKRWTKDAKSRLLISEGAEWLQTRVQRYNDLCKRAIELSEEGSLSDENYNIVFRALVDGLKNCVNVNNSSNNVLECSSHVQGLREAEEINQGSLATKSNKKKNTIRKRKVQSEQDILLVEAQESLQQMENLTSDGIALNGFYGSQQNVQGLVQLNLMEPPHDGYYVNQQSLQGLLNSIAPGHDGFFGAQQSMHGLV from the exons ATGGGTGGTCAAGACAATCTGCATGGTGCCGGTGGTAGCATGAGTGAAAATATGATCAATGTTGTTGATGCAGTATATAGTGGAGACGTGGTGGTTGATTCTTCAAAAATGGCTGTTGCAGGGTTCGAAGGAGAATCAAATTTTGAGCCACGTAATGGCATTGAATTTGAATCACATGAGGCAGCCTACTCATTTTACCAAGAATATGCAAAGTCTATGGGATTTACTACTTCGATTAAGAATAGTAGGCGCTCAAAGAAATCtaaagaatttattgatgCCAAGTTCGCATGTTCCAGATATGGGGTCACGCCAGAATCAGATAGTGGTAGCAGTCGGCGATCAAGTGTGAAAAAAACAGACTGCAAAGCCAGCATGCATGTGAAGAGAAGGGCAGATGGGAAGTGGATTATTCATGAATTCATAAAGGAGCATAATCATGAGCTTTTACCAGCACTTGCTTATCATTTTCGAATTAATAGAAATTTAGctgaaaagaataatattgaCATTTTGCATGTTGTTAGTGAACGAACAAGAAAGACATATGTTGAGATGTCTAGACAATCTGGTGGGTGTCATAATGCTGGGTTTTCAAGGGACGTGGATAATCAATTTGATAAGGGCCGACACTTGTCTTTGGATGAAGGGGATGCTCAAGTTTTGCTAGAGTATTTTAAGCGTATCAAGAAGGAAAATCCCAGGTTTTTCTATGCAATAGATTTGAATGAAGAACAGCGCTTGAGAAATTTGTTCTGGGTTGATGCTAAAGGTAGGGATGATTATGTCTATTTTAATGATGCTGTTTCTTTTGATATGTTTTATGTCAATATGAACGATAAATTGCCTTTTGCTCCGTTTGTTGGAGTGAATCATCACTGCCAGCCTATTTTGCTTGGATGTGCATTCATTGCCGATGAGAGCAAATCAACTTTTATATGGTTGATGAAGACATGGCTAAGGGCAATGGGTGGGCAAGCTCCCAAGGTTATAATCTCTGATCAAAACAAATTCTTGAAGACTGCAATTGAAGAAATTTTGCCAAATACACGCCATTGCTTTGCTCTTTGgaatatattagaaaagattCCTGAAACTCTTGCTCATGTAATCAAGCAGCATgagaattttgtttcaaaattccaCAAGTGCGTTTTTAAATCATGGACTGATGAACAATTTGATATGAGATGGTGGAAAATGGTGACTCGCTTTGAGCTTCAAGATGATGAATGGTTTCGATCATTGTATGAAGATCGTAAGAGGTGGGTGCCTACTTACATGGGGGATACTTTTTTGGCTGGAATGTCTACAACTCAGCGCTCTGAAAGTATGAACTCTTTCTTTGATAAATACATCCATAAGAAAATTACCTTGAAAGAGTTTGTGAAACAATATGGGAATATTCTACAGAATAGATATGAAGAGGAAGCCATTGCAGATTTTGATACATGGCACAAACAGCCAGCTTTAAAATCTCCTTCGCCTTGGGAAAAACAAATGTCAACAGTTTACACACATACGATATTTAAGAAATTCCAAGTTGAAGTTTTGGGTGTAGTTGGCTGCCATCCTAAAAAATCAAGTGAAGATGGAACCATTGTAACATATAAAGTTCAAGACTGTGAAAAGGAAGAAGACTTTATGGTTACTTGGAATGAATTGAAGTCGGAGGTCTCTTGTTTCTGTTGTCTCTTTGAATACAAAGGGTTTCTTTGTAGACATGCAATGATTGTTCTCCAGATATGTGGTCGTTCGAGCATCCCACCTCAGTATATTTTGAAAAGGTGGACCAAAGATGCAAAAAGCAGGCTGTTGATATCTGAAGGTGCAGAATGGTTGCAGACTAGGGTGCAACGTTACAATGATCTATGTAAACGAGCCATTGAATTGAGTGAAGAAGGATCATTATCTGATGAGAATTACAATATTGTTTTCCGTGCATTAGTAGATGGACTGAAAAATTGTGTGAACGTGAACAATTCTAGCAACAATGTTTTGGAATGTAGTAGCCATGTGCAAGGTCTTCGAGAAGCAGAAGAAATAAATCAAGGAAGCCTTGCTACCAAgtcaaataagaaaaagaatacaaTCAGGAAGAGGAAG GTACAGTCAGAGCAGGATATCTTACTTGTTGAGGCACAAGAAAGCTTGCAGCAAATG GAAAATCTAACTTCTGATGGGATCGCCCTTAATGGTTTTTATGGTTCTCAACAGAATGTGCAAGGACTG GTACAGTTAAATCTAATGGAGCCACCTCATGATGGTTACTATGTTAATCAGCAGAGCTTGCAGGGGCTG TTGAACTCAATAGCACCCGGGCATGATGGGTTTTTTGGGGCTCAACAGAGCATGCATGGGCTGGTATAG
- the LOC102625461 gene encoding protein FAR-RED IMPAIRED RESPONSE 1 isoform X1: MGGQDNLHGAGGSMSENMINVVDAVYSGDVVVDSSKMAVAGFEGESNFEPRNGIEFESHEAAYSFYQEYAKSMGFTTSIKNSRRSKKSKEFIDAKFACSRYGVTPESDSGSSRRSSVKKTDCKASMHVKRRADGKWIIHEFIKEHNHELLPALAYHFRINRNLAEKNNIDILHVVSERTRKTYVEMSRQSGGCHNAGFSRDVDNQFDKGRHLSLDEGDAQVLLEYFKRIKKENPRFFYAIDLNEEQRLRNLFWVDAKGRDDYVYFNDAVSFDMFYVNMNDKLPFAPFVGVNHHCQPILLGCAFIADESKSTFIWLMKTWLRAMGGQAPKVIISDQNKFLKTAIEEILPNTRHCFALWNILEKIPETLAHVIKQHENFVSKFHKCVFKSWTDEQFDMRWWKMVTRFELQDDEWFRSLYEDRKRWVPTYMGDTFLAGMSTTQRSESMNSFFDKYIHKKITLKEFVKQYGNILQNRYEEEAIADFDTWHKQPALKSPSPWEKQMSTVYTHTIFKKFQVEVLGVVGCHPKKSSEDGTIVTYKVQDCEKEEDFMVTWNELKSEVSCFCCLFEYKGFLCRHAMIVLQICGRSSIPPQYILKRWTKDAKSRLLISEGAEWLQTRVQRYNDLCKRAIELSEEGSLSDENYNIVFRALVDGLKNCVNVNNSSNNVLECSSHVQGLREAEEINQGSLATKSNKKKNTIRKRKVQSEQDILLVEAQESLQQMENLTSDGIALNGFYGSQQNVQGLVQLNLMEPPHDGYYVNQQSLQGLGQLNSIAPGHDGFFGAQQSMHGLGQLDFRPPTSYSYGLQDESHLRQTQLHGNAPRHP, encoded by the exons ATGGGTGGTCAAGACAATCTGCATGGTGCCGGTGGTAGCATGAGTGAAAATATGATCAATGTTGTTGATGCAGTATATAGTGGAGACGTGGTGGTTGATTCTTCAAAAATGGCTGTTGCAGGGTTCGAAGGAGAATCAAATTTTGAGCCACGTAATGGCATTGAATTTGAATCACATGAGGCAGCCTACTCATTTTACCAAGAATATGCAAAGTCTATGGGATTTACTACTTCGATTAAGAATAGTAGGCGCTCAAAGAAATCtaaagaatttattgatgCCAAGTTCGCATGTTCCAGATATGGGGTCACGCCAGAATCAGATAGTGGTAGCAGTCGGCGATCAAGTGTGAAAAAAACAGACTGCAAAGCCAGCATGCATGTGAAGAGAAGGGCAGATGGGAAGTGGATTATTCATGAATTCATAAAGGAGCATAATCATGAGCTTTTACCAGCACTTGCTTATCATTTTCGAATTAATAGAAATTTAGctgaaaagaataatattgaCATTTTGCATGTTGTTAGTGAACGAACAAGAAAGACATATGTTGAGATGTCTAGACAATCTGGTGGGTGTCATAATGCTGGGTTTTCAAGGGACGTGGATAATCAATTTGATAAGGGCCGACACTTGTCTTTGGATGAAGGGGATGCTCAAGTTTTGCTAGAGTATTTTAAGCGTATCAAGAAGGAAAATCCCAGGTTTTTCTATGCAATAGATTTGAATGAAGAACAGCGCTTGAGAAATTTGTTCTGGGTTGATGCTAAAGGTAGGGATGATTATGTCTATTTTAATGATGCTGTTTCTTTTGATATGTTTTATGTCAATATGAACGATAAATTGCCTTTTGCTCCGTTTGTTGGAGTGAATCATCACTGCCAGCCTATTTTGCTTGGATGTGCATTCATTGCCGATGAGAGCAAATCAACTTTTATATGGTTGATGAAGACATGGCTAAGGGCAATGGGTGGGCAAGCTCCCAAGGTTATAATCTCTGATCAAAACAAATTCTTGAAGACTGCAATTGAAGAAATTTTGCCAAATACACGCCATTGCTTTGCTCTTTGgaatatattagaaaagattCCTGAAACTCTTGCTCATGTAATCAAGCAGCATgagaattttgtttcaaaattccaCAAGTGCGTTTTTAAATCATGGACTGATGAACAATTTGATATGAGATGGTGGAAAATGGTGACTCGCTTTGAGCTTCAAGATGATGAATGGTTTCGATCATTGTATGAAGATCGTAAGAGGTGGGTGCCTACTTACATGGGGGATACTTTTTTGGCTGGAATGTCTACAACTCAGCGCTCTGAAAGTATGAACTCTTTCTTTGATAAATACATCCATAAGAAAATTACCTTGAAAGAGTTTGTGAAACAATATGGGAATATTCTACAGAATAGATATGAAGAGGAAGCCATTGCAGATTTTGATACATGGCACAAACAGCCAGCTTTAAAATCTCCTTCGCCTTGGGAAAAACAAATGTCAACAGTTTACACACATACGATATTTAAGAAATTCCAAGTTGAAGTTTTGGGTGTAGTTGGCTGCCATCCTAAAAAATCAAGTGAAGATGGAACCATTGTAACATATAAAGTTCAAGACTGTGAAAAGGAAGAAGACTTTATGGTTACTTGGAATGAATTGAAGTCGGAGGTCTCTTGTTTCTGTTGTCTCTTTGAATACAAAGGGTTTCTTTGTAGACATGCAATGATTGTTCTCCAGATATGTGGTCGTTCGAGCATCCCACCTCAGTATATTTTGAAAAGGTGGACCAAAGATGCAAAAAGCAGGCTGTTGATATCTGAAGGTGCAGAATGGTTGCAGACTAGGGTGCAACGTTACAATGATCTATGTAAACGAGCCATTGAATTGAGTGAAGAAGGATCATTATCTGATGAGAATTACAATATTGTTTTCCGTGCATTAGTAGATGGACTGAAAAATTGTGTGAACGTGAACAATTCTAGCAACAATGTTTTGGAATGTAGTAGCCATGTGCAAGGTCTTCGAGAAGCAGAAGAAATAAATCAAGGAAGCCTTGCTACCAAgtcaaataagaaaaagaatacaaTCAGGAAGAGGAAG GTACAGTCAGAGCAGGATATCTTACTTGTTGAGGCACAAGAAAGCTTGCAGCAAATG GAAAATCTAACTTCTGATGGGATCGCCCTTAATGGTTTTTATGGTTCTCAACAGAATGTGCAAGGACTG GTACAGTTAAATCTAATGGAGCCACCTCATGATGGTTACTATGTTAATCAGCAGAGCTTGCAGGGGCTG GGACAGTTGAACTCAATAGCACCCGGGCATGATGGGTTTTTTGGGGCTCAACAGAGCATGCATGGGCTG GGACAATTGGATTTCCGACCTCCAACTAGCTACAGCTATGGTCTGCAG GACGAATCCCATTTGAGACAAACTCAGTTACATGGTAATGCTCCAAGGCATCCATAA
- the LOC102625461 gene encoding protein FAR-RED IMPAIRED RESPONSE 1 isoform X3, with the protein MGGQDNLHGAGGSMSENMINVVDAVYSGDVVVDSSKMAVAGFEGESNFEPRNGIEFESHEAAYSFYQEYAKSMGFTTSIKNSRRSKKSKEFIDAKFACSRYGVTPESDSGSSRRSSVKKTDCKASMHVKRRADGKWIIHEFIKEHNHELLPALAYHFRINRNLAEKNNIDILHVVSERTRKTYVEMSRQSGGCHNAGFSRDVDNQFDKGRHLSLDEGDAQVLLEYFKRIKKENPRFFYAIDLNEEQRLRNLFWVDAKGRDDYVYFNDAVSFDMFYVNMNDKLPFAPFVGVNHHCQPILLGCAFIADESKSTFIWLMKTWLRAMGGQAPKVIISDQNKFLKTAIEEILPNTRHCFALWNILEKIPETLAHVIKQHENFVSKFHKCVFKSWTDEQFDMRWWKMVTRFELQDDEWFRSLYEDRKRWVPTYMGDTFLAGMSTTQRSESMNSFFDKYIHKKITLKEFVKQYGNILQNRYEEEAIADFDTWHKQPALKSPSPWEKQMSTVYTHTIFKKFQVEVLGVVGCHPKKSSEDGTIVTYKVQDCEKEEDFMVTWNELKSEVSCFCCLFEYKGFLCRHAMIVLQICGRSSIPPQYILKRWTKDAKSRLLISEGAEWLQTRVQRYNDLCKRAIELSEEGSLSDENYNIVFRALVDGLKNCVNVNNSSNNVLECSSHVQGLREAEEINQGSLATKSNKKKNTIRKRKVQSEQDILLVEAQESLQQMENLTSDGIALNGFYGSQQNVQGLVQLNLMEPPHDGYYVNQQSLQGLGQLDFRPPTSYSYGLQDESHLRQTQLHGNAPRHP; encoded by the exons ATGGGTGGTCAAGACAATCTGCATGGTGCCGGTGGTAGCATGAGTGAAAATATGATCAATGTTGTTGATGCAGTATATAGTGGAGACGTGGTGGTTGATTCTTCAAAAATGGCTGTTGCAGGGTTCGAAGGAGAATCAAATTTTGAGCCACGTAATGGCATTGAATTTGAATCACATGAGGCAGCCTACTCATTTTACCAAGAATATGCAAAGTCTATGGGATTTACTACTTCGATTAAGAATAGTAGGCGCTCAAAGAAATCtaaagaatttattgatgCCAAGTTCGCATGTTCCAGATATGGGGTCACGCCAGAATCAGATAGTGGTAGCAGTCGGCGATCAAGTGTGAAAAAAACAGACTGCAAAGCCAGCATGCATGTGAAGAGAAGGGCAGATGGGAAGTGGATTATTCATGAATTCATAAAGGAGCATAATCATGAGCTTTTACCAGCACTTGCTTATCATTTTCGAATTAATAGAAATTTAGctgaaaagaataatattgaCATTTTGCATGTTGTTAGTGAACGAACAAGAAAGACATATGTTGAGATGTCTAGACAATCTGGTGGGTGTCATAATGCTGGGTTTTCAAGGGACGTGGATAATCAATTTGATAAGGGCCGACACTTGTCTTTGGATGAAGGGGATGCTCAAGTTTTGCTAGAGTATTTTAAGCGTATCAAGAAGGAAAATCCCAGGTTTTTCTATGCAATAGATTTGAATGAAGAACAGCGCTTGAGAAATTTGTTCTGGGTTGATGCTAAAGGTAGGGATGATTATGTCTATTTTAATGATGCTGTTTCTTTTGATATGTTTTATGTCAATATGAACGATAAATTGCCTTTTGCTCCGTTTGTTGGAGTGAATCATCACTGCCAGCCTATTTTGCTTGGATGTGCATTCATTGCCGATGAGAGCAAATCAACTTTTATATGGTTGATGAAGACATGGCTAAGGGCAATGGGTGGGCAAGCTCCCAAGGTTATAATCTCTGATCAAAACAAATTCTTGAAGACTGCAATTGAAGAAATTTTGCCAAATACACGCCATTGCTTTGCTCTTTGgaatatattagaaaagattCCTGAAACTCTTGCTCATGTAATCAAGCAGCATgagaattttgtttcaaaattccaCAAGTGCGTTTTTAAATCATGGACTGATGAACAATTTGATATGAGATGGTGGAAAATGGTGACTCGCTTTGAGCTTCAAGATGATGAATGGTTTCGATCATTGTATGAAGATCGTAAGAGGTGGGTGCCTACTTACATGGGGGATACTTTTTTGGCTGGAATGTCTACAACTCAGCGCTCTGAAAGTATGAACTCTTTCTTTGATAAATACATCCATAAGAAAATTACCTTGAAAGAGTTTGTGAAACAATATGGGAATATTCTACAGAATAGATATGAAGAGGAAGCCATTGCAGATTTTGATACATGGCACAAACAGCCAGCTTTAAAATCTCCTTCGCCTTGGGAAAAACAAATGTCAACAGTTTACACACATACGATATTTAAGAAATTCCAAGTTGAAGTTTTGGGTGTAGTTGGCTGCCATCCTAAAAAATCAAGTGAAGATGGAACCATTGTAACATATAAAGTTCAAGACTGTGAAAAGGAAGAAGACTTTATGGTTACTTGGAATGAATTGAAGTCGGAGGTCTCTTGTTTCTGTTGTCTCTTTGAATACAAAGGGTTTCTTTGTAGACATGCAATGATTGTTCTCCAGATATGTGGTCGTTCGAGCATCCCACCTCAGTATATTTTGAAAAGGTGGACCAAAGATGCAAAAAGCAGGCTGTTGATATCTGAAGGTGCAGAATGGTTGCAGACTAGGGTGCAACGTTACAATGATCTATGTAAACGAGCCATTGAATTGAGTGAAGAAGGATCATTATCTGATGAGAATTACAATATTGTTTTCCGTGCATTAGTAGATGGACTGAAAAATTGTGTGAACGTGAACAATTCTAGCAACAATGTTTTGGAATGTAGTAGCCATGTGCAAGGTCTTCGAGAAGCAGAAGAAATAAATCAAGGAAGCCTTGCTACCAAgtcaaataagaaaaagaatacaaTCAGGAAGAGGAAG GTACAGTCAGAGCAGGATATCTTACTTGTTGAGGCACAAGAAAGCTTGCAGCAAATG GAAAATCTAACTTCTGATGGGATCGCCCTTAATGGTTTTTATGGTTCTCAACAGAATGTGCAAGGACTG GTACAGTTAAATCTAATGGAGCCACCTCATGATGGTTACTATGTTAATCAGCAGAGCTTGCAGGGGCTG GGACAATTGGATTTCCGACCTCCAACTAGCTACAGCTATGGTCTGCAG GACGAATCCCATTTGAGACAAACTCAGTTACATGGTAATGCTCCAAGGCATCCATAA